Genomic window (Rhodothermus sp.):
TGCTCACGGGAAAGCAGGGCCACTACGAAACGGTCGTGTTCATCGCGTGTGCGTACCAGTGGGCGTGTATAGGGCGTTGAAGCCAGCTCCAGCCGGTCGGGCAGTGGAAGGGGCAGGGCGATCTGGCGCCACAGGCCCAGCGATTCGCACACGAAGAAGGCTACGCCGCGTCCCATGGCCGGCAGTCCTTCTTTCAGGGCCAGCTCAATGCGCGCCAGCTCGCTGGCGACCTGGTCACGTAGCTGTCGATCTTCCAGGCTTTCCAGCTTAGCCCGAGCCAGATTCTTGAAGGCCACGTGCCAGGCCTCTTTGAGGCGTCGCTCCGGTGTCAGCTCCAGATACAGGCTGATGATCGGGTCGTCGGCCGACTGGATAGAGCCCAGCTGCCGGAGCGCAGCAGGGGTCAACAGCCGATAGGCCGGCTCGATGCGCTCCGCTTCCAGCCGATGCAGAATGCGGTCCCGCAGTTCGGGCGAAATCGTTTCGGTCAAATGCACCATCGATTTTTCCATAGGATTCACTCCGGTTTGGTGACCACCGTTTGGGGTACGTCGGATAATCGGGGAGGTCAGGTACGGGTGGCCTGCACGCGCTGGCGTGCACGACGTAGGAGCGCAGCCGTTTCGCGCACCGACCGCCGGACGACCACGGCCACCTCCTGAACGGGCAGTTCGTGTGTGTCGTGCAGCAACAGCACCTGACGCTCGATGGGATCCAGCCGCTCCAGCGCCTCGGGCGGTACTTCTTCTACTATGATCCGCTCTTCCTCCAGCGAACTCGGATCCGGGATCACATCCTCCCAGCGTTCCAGATCATCGGGTTGGTACCACTCCCAGAAGGATTCTTCGTCGTCGTAAATCGGTTCAGGAGGTACCGGTGCGTCCAGCGACAGCTCCCAGAGCTGGCGAAAGAGCCGCTCACGCTGCAGGTAACGCTGCAGGACGCGATGCAACAGACCCAGCAGCCAGGCTCGAACGCTCAGTTGTCTGGGCTTACGGTGGCGCTGGCGCCAGGCCGTGATCAGCGTCTCACCTACCAGCTCTTCGGCGGTCAGATCTTCTGGACGCAGCTCCTTGAGCCGCCGGTAGTGCGCCAGTTCACGATGGGCCGCGCGGAGCAGCTCGTCCACATAGGGCTCGATCAGCCGGCGGAAGGCGCGTCGGTCACCTTCCAACACAGCCTTCCAGGAGGGAGTGATCGTCTCGGTAGCCAAGGTGAATACCAGGTTGGGGTTCAGGGACACATGCCACAGAAAAAGCGCGAAAAGTCCTGTTCAAGTTCCTGTTGAAACGTACCGTTCCTGCAACAAAAAAGCCCCGTCCTTTCAAAGGGACGGGGCCGGAAGCCCGAAGGACAGCGGTTCAAGAGCGTACCGTAACTGGCGTGACGGCGGCTTCGTCTTCCTCGCCGGTGCGGATGCGGTAGACTTTCTCGACGGGCAGAACGAAGATTTTGCCGTCGCCCACTTCGCCGGTACGGGCCGATTGCAGGATGGCCTGCACGGTGGGTTCGACGAAGTGGTCCGACACGCCAATGTCAAGCATGACCTTGTCATGCAGCTCCATTTTGACCGTGGTGCCCCGGTAGGTTTCGACCTGCTCGGTCTCACCGCCGTGACCTTTGACGCGGGTAACCGTCAGGCCATGGACTTCGGCCTGGAAGAGAGCCTTGAGCACGTCGCCGAGCTTTTCGGGGCGGATGATGGCACGAATCAGCTTCATGGTGACTTTGGGGTTGGGGTTCAGGGGGTTGCCGGACGAGGCTGGGCGGCTGGTGCCGGGACCGTTCCGTTGGTCTGTTCGTGCTCCAGCAGCAGGATGGCGCCTTCGCCGTCGGTGTAGGCTTCCTCGCCATGCAGTATGACGTCGAGGCCGATGGCTTCGGCGCGGGCCGTGGCCCGAACCGGCATGAAAAGGCTGAGGGCTTTCAGGATAAGGTAAGAGACAATACCGCTATAGAGGAGCACGGCCAGAACCGACACCAACTGAACCACCAGTTGGCCGGGGTTGCCAGACAGCAGACCGTCGGCACCGCCCCACCTTGCCTGCGCAAAGATGCCGGTCAACAGGGCGCCGGTA
Coding sequences:
- a CDS encoding sigma-70 family RNA polymerase sigma factor — its product is MATETITPSWKAVLEGDRRAFRRLIEPYVDELLRAAHRELAHYRRLKELRPEDLTAEELVGETLITAWRQRHRKPRQLSVRAWLLGLLHRVLQRYLQRERLFRQLWELSLDAPVPPEPIYDDEESFWEWYQPDDLERWEDVIPDPSSLEEERIIVEEVPPEALERLDPIERQVLLLHDTHELPVQEVAVVVRRSVRETAALLRRARQRVQATRT
- a CDS encoding P-II family nitrogen regulator, coding for MKLIRAIIRPEKLGDVLKALFQAEVHGLTVTRVKGHGGETEQVETYRGTTVKMELHDKVMLDIGVSDHFVEPTVQAILQSARTGEVGDGKIFVLPVEKVYRIRTGEEDEAAVTPVTVRS